ATTTTCCCATCCATACTTGATAAATCTAAATAATCATGTGGTAGTTATATGTTTCAATGTTTATCATCTGAAATTTTAAACTGTATTGTAATGCCTGTTAGCCCCCCATTTTAGTTGCAAGAATTCTTTGAGTGGCTGAATTCAATCACCTGAAATAATAAAGCATCATATATGTGAGGAGTTTATGCCTACGTTAAACCATCTTCGTGTTCTTTGATTCCTGTTTGTGTTTGTGGATTCAAACTCATCGGTGACCTTGCATGCTAGATccaattattcatatttttggaAAACCAGTGGTTCACTTTAATCAACTATTCACCACAAGATCGCTGTTCCTCCACAGGTTCCCTTCATTAACTTGTGAAATCAAAGGATATTTGCAGTATTGGGCAACACTATTTGATTTCTCGTCCCTTCATCGCATTCAACTTTCATTAGAGGGTTCGATTCGTGTTATATGTTTTATTTGAGTTTAAATCCCCTGTAAATCCTCATTATTCTCTGTGATTTTGATTGTAGTAATGCACATACTTCTGTTTTCTTTTGTGTTTTGCAGGCGCAGTTCTTGCAGGGTCCCGATAATGGCAACCACTGCTTGTTTCATCATTGTTAGCAGAAATGATATTCCTATACATGAAGCTGAAGTTGAAGTAGCTGCTAAAGTATGATTCTTTTCTATGTTATTTTGTTTAGTTCTTTAAAGTTCAAGGTTATTGATTTATGGATATTTTTTAGAATTTCAACTTGCTTCGTGCTAGATATTGGTTTTTCTGACTATTGAGATCGATTGACCACTCATGCATCAATGTAGGTTGTGTGATTTTTGGCTAATTGATGTCTGACAAATGTTATGGGGAATTCGATACATATTATAATTTGTGCACCTAATTCATGTAAATGCTCATTTGAATCTCTTGCATTGCCTTGTTTTGTGTGGTTATGGAAACAAGGAATTCTTGTTTTACCCGTCAAATTTACATCATTTTGCAATTTCCTGCTGCCCTGTGACAGAGGGAGGATGCTTCTCAGCTGCACCAATTTATCTTGCATGCTGCTCTTGATGTTGTTCAGGACCTTGCATGGACTGCTAGTTCTATGTGAGTTTCATTTTAGCTTGATACATATTCCAAGTTCAAAATTCAATATAAAACTCTGGCCTCATTATCATATTTTTGTGCTTTTTGTAtttgttttgttctttttctcAGCATCTTATTCCTTAACACTCTCTATGCAGGTACTTGAAATCGGTAGATAGGTTCCATGAACTCATGGTGTCAGTATATGTCACTGCTGGTATTGAGTCCCCAACTTTAAGGAGCATTTGATTCAATTTGCTCATTTGATTGTATGATTATACCATTCTCCTTGCCCTTCCCTTAACACCCTTGCCATTCACTGGTAGGGGAACAAAATGAAAGAGTCAATTATGGAGAATTCTTTAACCATACAACCCATATATTTCTTTACgtgttttagtttttttgtgATATCTTCCTTGACTTATCATACATACCGGATTTATGTTGCTTCATGACTTTCATAATGATGATGTATTAAGAGTTTCTTTCAAGATGAGCATGAGCCTTACATAAAGGTAATTTGTGTTTTCTCGCACTCTAGAACATGTTTCAAATCTAGCCTTTTCTTACTTTATTTGTTAATTGCAAATGTAGTCTTTTCTTATTCTACAATAGAATGCTTCTCTTGAAATGGGATTGTTGTAAAGTTCATCTTTACCAGTTCTTAAAGCATGCTTTACTGACTGCATTATGAATTACTGTTGGAATTTTTTTATCTGGTTCTATCTTTGTTATATAACCATGTTCTACGTTTCCCTCCTTAATTTGCTGAATTCCATTCTTAACTTTTTGGATGATGAATTTGCCATATTCTACTTTTCAATATTTCAGTTGCATGAATGCTTAACTATCTGGTACATTATTTTCAACTCAAATGATGAAAAAAGCGTTTTAAATTGTGAATAGAAGTTTCGCGGAGtccattctattttttttatttttcctgtgCTAGAATATGATTGGCAACACTCCTATCAGTTATAGAAGTTGACATAAGTAATTTTATTTGCATGGTTTTTGGGAATTTGCGGACTCTTCTTAATCCCCTATACTGGCCTGGCTCCCGGATCATGTCATCACATTTTGACACAAAAGTCTGTGCCCTTGCTCGCAAGTATTTGTAGAAACCACTAGCTCCTGAGAATCAATGGTTAACAAGTTTCGGAAAGCATTTTATTCCTTTCATGATTTGGCTGTAGGCTTTGCTTTTGTCCATAATGTTGTGTACTCTGGTAATAGCAGAAGGCTGTATTTGCTAATGAAATAGAGGTGATATGCTGGCAAAAAGTTGTTCCATTGGTAGTGACTATTTGTAATAGGGGGGACGATCCTCTCAGTTGAAATTCCGTGATGGTTTCTCATTTGTATCTATCTCTCTTCATATGTATAATGTTTTAAATAAGTGTTAAATAAGTGAAACCATGTGAATGTTTATTAAGAGAGAGATAGACTCAAACTTTAACATGAGAAAATATG
This is a stretch of genomic DNA from Lotus japonicus ecotype B-129 chromosome 1, LjGifu_v1.2. It encodes these proteins:
- the LOC130717267 gene encoding uncharacterized protein LOC130717267 isoform X1, whose amino-acid sequence is MFLYYISNIADYGKAKNPPWWIFDNTSREQSSINSADILGKNSLQEDSRNSYYRVKRSSCRVPIMATTACFIIVSRNDIPIHEAEVEVAAKREDASQLHQFILHAALDVVQDLAWTASSMYLKSVDRFHELMVSVYVTAGIESPTLRSI
- the LOC130717267 gene encoding uncharacterized protein LOC130717267 isoform X3, with product MFLYYISNIADYGKAKNPPWWIFDNTSREQSSINSADILGKNSLQEDSRNSYYRVKRSSCRVPIMATTACFIIVSRNDIPIHEAEVEVAAKREDASQLHQFILHAALDVVQDLAWTASSMYLKSVDRFHELMVSVYVTAEFLSR
- the LOC130717267 gene encoding uncharacterized protein LOC130717267 isoform X2: MFLYYISNIADYGKAKNPPWWIFDNTSREQSSINSADILGKNSLQEDSRNSYYRVKRSSCRVPIMATTACFIIVSRNDIPIHEAEVEVAAKREDASQLHQFILHAALDVVQDLAWTASSMYLKSVDRFHELMVSVYVTAVCALARKYL